GAACCAGTGGAACGCGCAGCGATCCCAGTGTTCCCACAGCATCTCGGCCTGCTGCGGTGGGGCCAGCCGGTCACCGAGGCCGGTGATGATGAGCCGTCGTTCCTTGGGTACCAGCGGACGGTAGTTGAGCGGTGAGGCGTAGCGTGCCGCCGCTTCCGTCAACGCCGGGTCGGTCCTTGCCACGAGCCGTTGCAGGGCCACCAGTTTATTGGCCGGGAACCACTCGTCGACCGTGCGATCCGGGGTCACCACAGGGACATTCGGGACCACGGCTTGAATCCGGTTGTCCACACTGGCCAGCAGCGCCGACGTGAAGCCACCCAGGGAGATGCCGGTCAGGGCGATCCGGTCGACACCGGTGGACTCCAGATAGTCGATCACCGAGCGGAAGTCGTGCACGGCCTGGGCCATCGCCTCGGAGAAGCCGGCGAATCCGTGGGAGAAGAATCCGTAACCGCTGAACGGGGAGAATCTTTCGGCGCGGCGGCCGTGAAACGGCAAGGTGTACAACAACACGTCGTAGCCGGAGCGGTAGAACCACGGCAACGACAGGAACAGGCCGTTCGCCAGGTACGGCGACCCCATGAAGCCGTGGATCACACACAACGTGGGATGCGGCCCGTCGTCGTGGCGCCAATGTTGTGCCCGTACAACGTTGTTGCGGGCGAACCCGCCGCACAGGTCGCGCATCCCGGGGTTGACCGCGGTGAAGCTGCTGTCGAACCGGATGTTCTCCACCCGGCCGTGCGCGATCAATTCGGCAATGGGATTGGCCCGGCGGGTGGATACCAGGGGTGGTCGGGTGGGAGCCGGAAACGACACCGCGGGATCTTGAGCGGTAGCCAGGTCGGCGTAGAACCGCATGTGGTCGTTCTCGGTTCGGGATTGCGACGGGTGCAGCATGGATGCCAGCGCGGTCGGCACCATCGACGTCGCGACGATCGAGGCGACCCCGGTGCGCAACGCGATGTCGGCGATCGCGGAGGCGTCGACGATGGCTCTCTGCCGCAGGGTCAGGTCGGCCCGGCGAGGCAGGCCGCCCGCACCGGCATCACCGCCGGGAACGTCGGGAACGGGGATCGGAGGTTCGACCGGGTCCGGGTCCACGATGCCGATGCTAACCAACCGCTCAGCTCAGGCCGAACAACTTCGCGGCGTTGTCGTGCAGAACATTGCGGCGCCAGGTGTCGTCGACACCGGGCAGGTCGATCAGGTGATGGATGGCCTCGGCGTACCCGTACGGGATGTTCGGGAAATCGCTGCCGAACAGGATGTGCTCACCCAGGGCCGTCAGCCGGCTGAGTTCGCCGGTCGGGAACGGCATCATCTCTTCGACGAACGGGGTGAACGCCATCGTGGTGTCCAGCCGCACCTCGTCGTAGCGTTCGGCGAGATCGAGGAACGCCGAGTACTCGGGCATCCCCATGTGCGCCACGATCAGCGGCAGTCTCGGATAGCGGCTCAACAGTTTTGCGATCGGGTCCGGGCCGGTGAAGTCGCCGGGCGCCGGGCCGGAACCGCAATGGATGACGACCGGCACACCGGCAT
Above is a window of Mycolicibacterium boenickei DNA encoding:
- a CDS encoding alpha/beta hydrolase family protein translates to MDPDPVEPPIPVPDVPGGDAGAGGLPRRADLTLRQRAIVDASAIADIALRTGVASIVATSMVPTALASMLHPSQSRTENDHMRFYADLATAQDPAVSFPAPTRPPLVSTRRANPIAELIAHGRVENIRFDSSFTAVNPGMRDLCGGFARNNVVRAQHWRHDDGPHPTLCVIHGFMGSPYLANGLFLSLPWFYRSGYDVLLYTLPFHGRRAERFSPFSGYGFFSHGFAGFSEAMAQAVHDFRSVIDYLESTGVDRIALTGISLGGFTSALLASVDNRIQAVVPNVPVVTPDRTVDEWFPANKLVALQRLVARTDPALTEAAARYASPLNYRPLVPKERRLIITGLGDRLAPPQQAEMLWEHWDRCAFHWFPGNHLLHVSQPDYLRRMTRFLRDFMFD